Proteins co-encoded in one Coregonus clupeaformis isolate EN_2021a chromosome 17, ASM2061545v1, whole genome shotgun sequence genomic window:
- the LOC121586274 gene encoding sodium channel subunit beta-1, producing the protein MSAVRLLLLSLLCALFVPLSHGACAEVDSDTEAVAGKGFKLGCISCKMRPEVEASATVDWYFKAKGEADFAHIYNYDEEGQHIVDERFEDRVDWSGSKQSNDIQDASIYLFNVTFNDSGTYRCFFHRLLTYDFYEYQTVVSKVVHLTVVAKATRGTASIVSEVMMYVSIIGLQAWLYIEMVYCYRKISAAGEEALRESANAEYLAIASESKDNCAGVQVAE; encoded by the exons ATGTCTGCTGTGCGGCTGCTGCTCCTGTCTCTGCTTTGTGCCCTCTTTG TGCCCCTGTCTCATGGGGCGTGTGCAGAGGTGGACTCGGACACTGAGGCCGTTGCAGGCAAAGGGTTCAAACTGGGCTGCATCTCCTGTAAGATGAGGCCCGAGGTGGAAGCTTCTGCCACAGTCGACTGGTATTTCAAAGCCAAAGGGGAAGCTGACTTTGCTCAT ATATATAATTACGATGAGGAGGGCCAGCACATTGTGGATGAGCGCTTTGAGGACCGTGTGGATTGGAGCGGCAGTAAGCAGAGCAATGACATACAGGATGCGTCCATCTACCTATTCAATGTCACCTTTAACGACTCGGGCACCTACCGTTGCTTCTTCCACCGGCTCCTGACGTATGATTTCTACGAATACCAGACCGTTGTCAGCAAGGTTGTGCACCTGACAGTGGTGGCTAAAG ccACCAGAGGGACGGCCTCCATAGTCTCCGAGGTGATGATGTACGTGTCCATCATCGGGCTACAGGCTTGGCTCTACATAGAGATGGTATACTGCTACAGAAAGATCTCAGCTGCAGGAGAGGAAGCATTACGAGAAAGCGC GAATGCAGAATATTTAGCTATAGCCTCGGAGAGTAAAGATAACTGTGCAGGTGTGCAAGTGGCAGAATAA